DNA sequence from the Oreochromis niloticus isolate F11D_XX linkage group LG8, O_niloticus_UMD_NMBU, whole genome shotgun sequence genome:
ataatcatCTTTCACTGCCTCTGCATTTTTATATGTCAGATTTAATTTACCCACTCCCACACCATCTGCCTCCACACACTCTTAACAAGCTAATGGGTGTCCCACTAACTTTGAACAACCAAGAGAAGCTTCTTCCAAATGAGAGGATACTGAggtgtattttaaaatgtatatgtGCACAGCAATGTTCctgtggtttatttatttacagtgtgtactGTCTGGAAAAATGGGACAGCGTGAGGTTTGAGACTAAGAATTTTGAGatttgttttgaaatgtaagTGCGACTGGTTCTCTAGCTGTGAAACGCTCGACCTTTAAACTGCTCTAAACATTCTGTTTatagcaggttttttttttttttttcctgctctaGGTCGGTGTGACAGTTGATAACAAAATATGGTCATCTGAGGTAAACGGCTCTGATTATTTCAGAGGGTAGCTGACttaaagataaggagaaaagaGTCAAACTGATTATTTTAGTTCAGGGCAGATAAACATGTGGGCTGGGGGTCAGAGCTGGACCACCAAAGTCCAAAGTGTCCCCTTTGACCCCCAGAATAGCTGGAAATTGATGACACGCACCATATTTCtaggttttgttttctttccactgtgatCTGTTAATTATAGCAAACATGCAATGATAATTGAGGGACATCTCAGGTTATTcatattcttttttttgcatattgaTTGCTCTTTAAATAAGCAAGATAATTGAATATTGACACTTTGTTTATAATAATGAGGTAAAAGGTGTGTTTCATCTGAGCTTCCAggttcagtgtttttaaaatcttggCTAATCAAAAGTTTTTATGCATTGCTATAGCttccctttgtttgtttgtttgtttgtttgtttgttgtttttaaactcGGGGTTTAGATCAAGGATGGTTTTGAACTCTGAATGATCCAAAGCTACTTGAGTATAGTTGAAGACTTGGAAAAAATATGTATAAGAAAGTACAGTCTTGTTCTTTTATGAGACAGTTTATTATCTCTAGTTACAAAATGTCCATAAACGATAAGGCTGTTATTATTTGAAGCTGTAACAATGAACTGTTTTGTACAGAAATAAGCTTAAATGTCTTTTGTTTATAAAGCTGAACTGCTGCTGGAGATGATCTGTATTAATCTAAACGGGCACTTAAAGCGTCTCACATGAGGAGATACAATTTGCAGGATGAAATCAATCATGCACTCATTTAATCTGCTGTATTTATGCAGGAACACTCTGCTCAGTCAAGTGTCTACAAAAGACTGTGGACTATTTTTACTTAATATACAGAAGATCGATATGAAGAGGTGTCCTTGTTTATTGTTGTTAATATTAAAAGACATCCCAGTGTGTCATTACAGTCTTGTAGCTGTCCAGTCCCCTAATATTTAAACACAGTTCAGAAAACCTTCTGATTTATACTAAGTTAGTTTCTTCTACATTAAGCAGTGTTCAAATGCCATTTAACATTCATGCTACCTGGGCCAAacgtataaaataaaatatgtgtatgtgtgtatgtgcgtatGCACatgtaaaaaataacaataaataagcTTTTGCAGGATGCAAAGACACTAATGTCTTGAGACTGTAAGTTCAGAAATTGGATCGAAGAGTGCTGGACTGCATCAAACTGGAGGAAACAAGATTGTTCTctcacataaaaaataaaattgcctCTGGTGCCTGATGATGCTGAGGTTGGCTGATTGCCTCTCATCCCTTTCTCTCCCTGGTGATTtccttttaatttatttatttgtaatttttttttttttttttttttttacattccgttcttgtttttgtttttttgtagaaGTCTGTCAAGGTCTTGTACCCACAGGACTGGATTGGGTGGGCGGGGAAGTAGAGAGGGTTATGTAAGCggtaaatgttaaaaatgaagtttctgtttaaaatcttagttggtatgtgtgtgtatatatatatatacatacatacatacatacatacatacatacatacatacatacatacatatacatacctATATCTGTCTGCCGTGAATACAAGTGTGGGTTTGCAAAATCGGAGGCAGAGAGGATGTTACATTCAGTCTGACACTGTCATTAGATTTTTATTTCGAGCATTATTGTGACCAGCGTGTTgtttctcttcatcttttcAGGGACTGAGATCCGGTTTGCCAGCTGAGTCTCCAACCATGATCTTTGCTACACCCACAAAGGTGGTGTCAGAAGCAGGGGCCACAGCAGAGTACATGGGAGCAAACAAGGTTCCCGACCTCCAGAAAGTATTCCAGGTAATGCAgagtagggctgttcgatataatgatatatatcggatgatgatagaaaaacgtctatcgtttcattttacgctatcgtttgtttcgtggtgtcgcaaaataaactgtttaaggcaatattttttcattattttgatggtcactgtagtggctatattaatttcctaaagttctctctttctcttatgttTAATacaaccacactacagacggacaagcgcttgtttgtatgcgttgtcgttagcaacaacgacggtaaaaccaccttgtgtccgcttgtttattttccacataaacctttcacaataaagctcaagatcctgttgagacttttcaaaataaactgaatcacgtgaaagatgcagagtatttacggatgagaagcaaaaaagagccgtcaggtgctaaaaaataaaccttagactcaaacgttagaacaggcttttccccgcagcacgctgtgtaataaatactcacaaagaaaacggcggctgttacaacctatgtctaaaaatgtatcgtttcatgcatcagttaaaacactggactccaggtacgcgacgcccagctggaaacacttcatgcaagtcgagctgcccgacattcacagaatttacagaaaatgttacattttcgtgatttatatcgttatcggacgatagatgtcttaatatcgggatatgagattttggtcatatcgcacagccctaatgCAGAGCTCAGACTGAATAAGGCGCCAAGGAGCAGTTAGGGTTCACGACCTGCTAGCTTCATCAGTCGAAGCAGTGAAGGCTGATTAGTAGAAGTTGATAAGTGATATTTATTTCACAGTTCTTAATGGCCCTCTGCCACTTCcaaccccaccaccaccagtagCAACCACACAAGTTTCATTAATAGGAATAAGAGAGGCGAACTCTGAACAGAGCAATCACTCAAATAAGTGGAAATCACAGTATCAGCTGCTGAAcatgttttgtcttttaaattAATTAGCGAAATTGTTTAAGAGAGACACTAGTACAAaagagaagaataaaaaaataaatcaccttTCAAAGGAAGCTGATTAAAGATTGATTGGAACTAAAACAAGCATTTTAATTTAAGCTTTAAAAACATTACTTTTGCAGTCAAAAGTCTTCGGGGTGAATTTTCAAAGTTTATACAAAAATACATTCAGTTAACTTGATATTCTAAGCTAGGTTCAGACTGCACagtgtatatataatatatatttgtttgtatgtcATATTAGAGTCTCAAAAGAACCCGTTTCACAACAATCAAACATGAAAAATGTTATTGGGATGTAAACTCCCATAGTCTTCAGGAAAAGGCTGTAAACGGCTAATGGCAAAGGAAGCAACGGATCACAATGGCTGTCTTGTTACTTAGTTTATAAGCTCCACCTAACTACACCATCAGCATCAGGCCTTCTTTACAATCGTACATGGCTAAAATAGCTGGGCTCATTTTCATCAAGCTCACAGAGGCATTAAATCCAAGTCTAACAGGCTCATCTTTCAGATGCAGCTCCATTTTTCATCAATGGCACGCATGATAAAATCAAATGTCAGGCTGCgatggtggctgtagctcaggaggaagAGCAGGTCGATTGATATTCGATATACATCTCCTCTGTCCAAAGTGTCCTCAAATCCCAGATTGCAACTGTGTTACAGTAATGCATAGAATAAAGTGCTGTATGGATGATTGGTTTAAAGCGGCTtatagtgtaaagcgctttgagtgctcaacaAGCATAGAAAAGTGCTATTTAAATACCAGTCCATTTGCAGTTCACCATTCATTTCTGTTCCCAACCCAAAGCACCCAAACCCGATGCACTGCATTGTCTGggctagagatggaccgatccgatattacctATCGGTATctgtccgatactgacctaaattattggatcggatatcggcgagaaataaaaaatgtaatcgatccattaaatatcaaaaaagcagctcacaaaacttgcggcgcggcgtaactcggctcataactgtagcacgttggagcagtacgcatcacgtgatagagcggctgtgtgtatttgtagcctcgctagcaaaccagcatttcatctccgaggaagttatcccagggagaagtaaagcaagtgtgtaagttcatctctgaatgtttgtaaagcattcccatgttaagcttaacaaccgatatatggagcgactgcctctctctctccccctacccctcctgctgctacttcaatcgatgatcagctgatcggcttttctgtcgcgagtccgtctctcttctttgtttttggcccactttcatatcggtatcggcagatatccaaatttatgatatcggtaaaaaaagtggtatcgtgccatctctagtctgGGCTGGACCGTGATTGAGGTGATGTGCTTGCAgttacatgcaatctgtttgtgatacTGCAGTGATGAACTGCAATCAATTTTCAATCTTCTGCTGTTTACATGCACAGACATTCACGTTAAGTATTTACATTTGGAGTCCAGACCGAATCTTATAGACTTAAACAGAAATTTCCTTCACAAGTGGTGTCAAGAGTTAAGTCCCCTATCGCTAAGAGACACATTAGACAAGCTGTGTTCCTCAGAGCAGGCCGATTCTGACGCGTTGGCAGCTCGTTGGCAGTCTATATAAATTAAATAGcagttttggggggttttttgcaaACCTTTGCCAATCTGTCTGTGAGTAATTGCAGTCAGACTGCAATTATTTGGACAGGTTGCCTCTGCCCAGGTGACCTGTACCTTGCAATGGAGAGTGGTCCAAAATACAGTGcaccaaacccccccccccgaacTACCCAAGTCATAGGGAGGTTATGTACTACTTTTACTCTGATGTAATTGAGTCATGTGACTGTGAAGATGCTGTCAATGCTCTGTATTTGCTGAGATTAATATCATAAATATTaattttgattttcttcttttcttgccCCTCCCCTGTTTCCTCTTATTTCAGACGTCAGACGGTATCCCCGTTCATTTGAAGCGCGGTTATCCCGACAGGCTACTGTACCGCACCACTATGGCTCTCACTATAGGAGGTGTTGCGTACTGTCTGGTGGCGCTCTACATCGCAGCCCAGCCCAACAGAAAGTGACCAACACAACTGCCATCTTCCTGCCACTGCTCCATTTAACTACCATTCACAGCATTCATTTATCGGCCCTCGCTATACCACCTCTTGGGACTCTTTTTAGATGATCTTCATCAAGCCACTGAAAACTATTTTAATGTCTTTCTtctttgaaaggaaaaaaagatgtcTGATTTAATAAAATTTCAAGAAGAAAGAAGTTAAAAGATGCCTTACTTGAagtctttgttttcattaatcatATATCAGCTGCTGTCTCACTGGAACATAAAGCCATCTATAGGCTAAAAGGTCTGTCTTCTCTTTCAGAGAAAAAGCAAAGATCTTTCTCACAGCTTTCAAATGGCTTGCCGTAGTGCGGCGATGTATGTGCGAGAGCGAGTGAGCATGATGGAGACACCCCGTGTGGAGCATAGCTGCTGCTCACTTGGCTTAAGTTCTGTCTCATACAGAATTTGTATGTGTGGGCCCTGGTGTGATGTCAGATGCTCCTCGCCAGCTCATCTGACAATCATCTCAGTGTctgccttttctctcttgtCTTGATGTGTAGCGTATGTCTGGTTTCTTTTACAGATACTTTTATTCACGTTTTCAGAATCAAAGAGAGGAAAAGGTCTGATTTTTGACAGCAATGTGACATGGCATCTTAGGGCCCACCTCCGTTTTATCGCGCTTTCTTTCTTGACTCTGGTTATCATATGTTGATCTGACAAaaaaactatttgctgcttGGGTACTGAAGTTATTTTCTTAGTATATCTCACATTACCAGCCTAAACACTGACCTAAGAATTgttaaagaattttaaaaagaaaagtcacCTGACTCAAGGAatgaaacatgttttgtttACATATAACATGGCAaataaccaattttaaattgtccTTAGATACTTTATTAGCATCCTcttgcaaaaacacatttattcccATGTTTTTAGTTGAATCCAGCATAAAATGGTATG
Encoded proteins:
- the cox7a2l gene encoding cytochrome c oxidase subunit 7A2-like, mitochondrial yields the protein MYYKFSGFTQKLTGSAPATAYNPQGLRSGLPAESPTMIFATPTKVVSEAGATAEYMGANKVPDLQKVFQTSDGIPVHLKRGYPDRLLYRTTMALTIGGVAYCLVALYIAAQPNRK